A genome region from Hevea brasiliensis isolate MT/VB/25A 57/8 chromosome 9, ASM3005281v1, whole genome shotgun sequence includes the following:
- the LOC110661335 gene encoding agmatine deiminase has protein sequence MGDVAGTPVRHGYRMPAEWEPHSQTWMGWPERADNWRNNAVHAQRIFAEVAIAISKFESVTVCASAAQWENARRLLPEHIRVIEISMNDSWFRDTGPTFVVNASNSGPPEQKVAGIDWNFNSWGGVDDGCYQDWSLDLLVARKILGIEKLPRFPHSMILEGGSIHVDGEGTCLTTEECLLNKNRNPDLTKEQIENQLKEYLGVQKVIWLPRGLYGDDDTNGHIDNMCCFVRPGTVLLSWTDDEKDFQFERSMEALTVLSNATDAKGRKFQIIKLHVPGPLYMTEEESAGVIQDGEAKPRPPNTRLAASYVNFYIANGGIITPQYGDQKWDDEAVRVLSQAFPNHEVVRIEGAREIVLGGGNVHCITQQQPAAPSSSLV, from the exons ATGGGTGACGTGGCAGGGACACCGGTTCGCCATGGATATCGAATGCCTGCAGAGTGGGAGCCCCATTCTCAGACTTGGATGGGTTGGCCT GAACGTGCAGATAACTGGAGAAACAATGCAGTACATGCACAACGTATTTTTGCCGAGGTTGCAATAGCAATTTCAAAGTTTGAGTCTGTGACTGTCTGTGCTAGTGCAGCTCAG TGGGAAAATGCACGAAGACTTCTACCAGAACATATTAGAGTTATTGAGATAAGCATGAATGATTCTTGGTTTCGTGATACTGGGCCAACT TTTGTGGTGAATGCATCAAATTCTGGTCCCCCAGAGCAAAAGGTTGCAGGCATTGATTGGAATTTTAACAGTTGGGGAG GGGTTGATGATGGTTGTTACCAAGATTGGAGTCTTGACCTTCTTGTGGCAAGGAAG ATTCTTGGAATTGAGAAGCTTCCACGATTTCCTCATTCCATGATTCTTGAAGGTGGAAGCATCCATGTAGATGGAGAAG GGACATGCCTTACTACTGAGGAGTGCCTCTTGAATAAAAACCGGAATCCAGATTTAACCAAAGAACAAATAGAAAATCAACTTAAGGAATATCTTGGAGTCCAGAAGGTTATTTGGCTGCCTCGTGGATTATATG GTGATGATGACACTAACGGTCATATTGACAATATGTGCTGCTTTGTAAGGCCTGGTACAGTTTTACTGTCATGGACTGATGATGAAAAGGATTTTCAGTTTGAACGATCCATGGAAGCCTTAACTGTTCTCTCCAATGCTACTGATGCTAAAGGAAGGAAATTCCAGATAATTAAACTCCATGTTCCAGGGCCACTATATATGACGGAGGAAGAATCTGCTGGAGTTATTCAA GATGGTGAGGCTAAACCGAGACCGCCAAACACAAGACTTGCTGCATCTTATGTAAACTTCTATATTGCCAACGGAGGGATCATCACACCTCAATATGGGGACCAGAAGTGGGATGACGAAGCTGTCCGTGTCCTCTCTCAGGCTTTCCCAAATCATGAG GTGGTGAGAATTGAAGGTGCAAGGGAGATCGTTTTGGGTGGTGGCAATGTTCATTGCATCACTCAACAACAACCAGCAGCTCCATCTAGTAGCTTGGTCTAG
- the LOC110661336 gene encoding uncharacterized protein LOC110661336 → MGCSFSGLNALYDAVNGGADVWINDNRFRIVRQLGEGGFAYVYLVKEVITDSSASKSGGGGGLAKKVKETSHLSDDGTYAMKKVLIQNNEQLELVREEIRVSSLFSHPNLLPLLDHAIIAVKANEEGSWNHEAYLLFPVQLDGTLLDNSKAMKAKKEFFSTSDVLQIFRQLCSGLKHMHSLDPPYAHNDVKPGNVLLTRRNGQPPLAMLMDFGSARLARRQIRSRSEALQLQEWASEHCSAPFRAPELWDCPSHADIDERTDVWSLGCTLYAIMYGVSPFEYVLGESGGSLQLAVVNAQIKWPAGPKPPYPEALHQFVTWMLQPQSAVRPCIDDIIIHVDKLISKFSH, encoded by the exons ATGGGCTGTTCTTTTTCTGGGCTGAATGCGCTGTACGACGCCGTTAACGGCGGAGCTGACGTTTGGATCAATGATAACAGGTTCAGGATCGTCAGGCAGCTAGGTGAAGGTGGTTTCGCATACGTATACTTGGTCAAGGAGGTCATCACCGACTCTTCTGCTTCCAAATCCGGTGGCGGTGGTGGCCTTGCCAAGAAAGTCAAGGAAACTTCACATCTCTCTG ATGATGGAACTTATGCAATGAAGAAAGTTCTTATTCAGAACAATGAACAATTGGAGTTGGTTCGGGAAGAGATTCGCGTCTCATCACTGTTCAGCCACCCCAATCTGCTTCCTCTTCTTGATCATGCTATTATTGCAGTGAAG GCTAATGAAGAGGGCTCTTGGAACCATGAGGCTTATTTATTATTTCCAGTTCAGTTGGATGGAACCTTACTGGACAATTCCAAAGCTATGAAAGCTAAAAAGGAGTTCTTTTCTACTTCAGACGTTCTTCAAATATTTCGGCAG CTTTGTAGTGGACTGAAACATATGCACAGTCTTGATCCTCCTTATGCACACAATGATGTCAAACCTGGTAATGTACTTCTAACACGTAGGAATGGGCAACCACCTCTTGCTATGTTGATGGATTTTGGTAGTGCTCGACTTGCAAGGAGGCAAATCAGATCCCGTTCAGAGGCACTACAGTTGCAG GAATGGGCATCTGAACATTGTTCAGCACCCTTTAGAGCTCCTGAATTGTGGGATTGCCCAAGCCATGCAGACATTGATGAGAGAACTGATGTTTGGTCATTAGGATGCACACTATATGCAATAAT GTATGGGGTATCCCCATTTGAGTATGTACTTGGAGAGTCTGGAGGAAGCTTACAATTGGCTGTAGTAAATGCACAAATAAAGTGGCCAGCTGGGCCTAAACCTCCATATCCAGAAGCTCTACATCAGTTTGTGACGTGGATGCTTCAGCCGCAGTCTGCAGTTCGTCCATGCATTGATGATATTATAATTCATGTTGACAAGCTAATCTCAAAGTTTTCTCATTGA